Proteins encoded together in one Nostoc sp. PCC 7524 window:
- a CDS encoding ELWxxDGT repeat protein — MSTINLSGNPSVFTVAVDNQHQGMVFIDGAVENHSSLLAGVLPGFEVVILDPTQDGVEQITQVLSQRQGIGSVHIVSHGSCGSVQLGTANLSWDTLSFYASQLQSWQNALTDTAQILLYGCNVAVGAVGQAFVQRLSELTSAVVAASDDLTGNAALGGDWELEVQTGKDTIALAFDAAKLKAYEGILNYEPYRVRNIVQGLDPVNPRNLTNLNGTLYFIAYDTNHGEELWQVDPTTNKAVLVSDINPGAGSSSPRSLTNVNGTLYFTAYDTNHGEELWQVDPTTNKAVLVSDINPGAGSSSPHLLTNVNGTLYFTANDNTHSDELWKVDPTTGEAVLVSDINPGAGSSSLRLLTNVNGTLYFTANDNTHGEELWQVDPTTNKAVLVSDINPGAGSSYPGLLTNINDTLYFTAYDNIHGEELWSINNSTGDIVQITNDPINVDIQNFFHFDNEIYLVQSLSGIRELWKIEQDTGNKVLVEDFADYSDFYGYIDSINNPIEINDTLYFSVKLSYPQPEDDTFFWWKIDNSTGKAVQVTERYSGTDILGYLDGTLYLIKNDGTGLELWEIDDVTGDALPLTDINPGTGSSNILDLTSVNGTLYFSAYDGLSRQLWALPTDGLSNYPPIANNDSIIATKNTPIIISAANILANDLDPEESNLSIIAVSQPSNGSLVNNNDGTYTYTPNPDYYGLDSFTYTVSDEQGGNSSATVNLTINPVSTSAPYLVADLNQGSASSIPRNLTNIDGTLYFIAADADHGEQLWKLDNNTGSPVRITNASFINTENVGRPNSVLWTPLTTVNNKLYFFVLQEVELRIDPFEGTSVRLWEIDKTTGDAELKYTYLSFGDINDFKNFNIIETTSVDGIFYFVTQPYTESEFLKVDNETGNVIAVQGLTDIESVDGLTNVNGTLYFIGFDTNYQRSLWKINNSTGGAVRVNGSNGSEFSSPGILTNVNGTLYFTAYDNIHGQELWKVDPTTGNAVLVSDINPGSGSSNPDILTNINGTLYFRANDKLWKVDNTTGEAVQLANLPGTGSSVDFSDLTDVNGTLYFVVYEFAQFSRRLWKIDSGVNEAVRVNETLEVEAYLNAATNLMNVNGTLYFIADDGTHGKELWKINNSTGNAVLVQDINPGSGSANISNLSNIKGTLYFIANNNINGEELWKIDNFTGLPVLVADLNPGTASSSPRELTYINGTLYFRASNQTTGNELWALLINEVSNTSPIAANDSITANKNTPIIISAATLLANDTDADGDTLSITAITQPSNGSLINNNNGTYTYTPNPNYYGTDSFTYSISDGQGGSSTATVNLTINNVITGTSASETLNGTASKDIIYALDGNDKLYGFSGNDTLDGGTGNDWLDGGTGADEMIGGSGNDIYFVDDLGDTIIEEANGGTDAVISSISWQLGNHLENLTLTGSNAINGTGNGGNNVIIGNSAANILSGGDGNDWLSGGAGNDTLYGETGNDTLHGGTGNDWLDGGAGADEKIGGSGNDIYFVDNPQDTIVEYANGGTDAVISSISWQLGNHLENLTLTGSNAINGTGNGGNNVIIGNSAANILSGENGNDWLSGLGGNDRLIGGNGNDTLDGGTGDDTLIGGRGFDDLIGGAGKDSFQLSLPVVGDFDTIADFSVVDDKILISKAEFDLTQSLGVLDVSVFRLGTSAVTASDRFIYDQATGNLFFDTDGLSGNTQVQIARLSNQAALTNTHITVIA, encoded by the coding sequence ATGTCTACAATCAATCTTTCCGGGAATCCTTCAGTTTTTACAGTTGCTGTTGACAACCAACACCAAGGCATGGTGTTTATTGATGGGGCGGTAGAAAATCATTCCAGTTTATTGGCGGGAGTCTTACCAGGATTTGAGGTGGTTATCCTTGACCCTACACAGGATGGAGTAGAGCAAATTACCCAGGTATTGTCACAGCGTCAGGGAATTGGCAGTGTTCACATTGTCTCACATGGCAGTTGTGGCAGTGTGCAGTTAGGAACAGCTAACCTCAGTTGGGACACCCTGTCTTTCTACGCCAGTCAACTGCAAAGTTGGCAAAATGCCCTCACAGATACAGCGCAAATCTTGTTATATGGTTGCAATGTCGCTGTCGGTGCTGTTGGTCAGGCATTTGTGCAGAGGTTGAGTGAATTAACCTCTGCTGTAGTCGCCGCTTCAGATGACTTAACTGGCAATGCGGCGTTGGGTGGTGACTGGGAGTTAGAAGTGCAGACTGGGAAAGACACTATTGCACTTGCTTTCGATGCAGCAAAGCTCAAGGCTTACGAAGGAATATTGAACTATGAGCCATACAGAGTCAGGAATATTGTTCAAGGGTTAGACCCTGTAAATCCTAGAAACCTCACTAACCTGAATGGCACACTTTACTTCATTGCCTATGACACCAATCATGGTGAAGAATTATGGCAAGTTGACCCGACAACAAATAAAGCAGTCTTGGTCAGTGACATCAATCCCGGTGCTGGGAGTTCTTCCCCCCGTTCACTGACCAACGTCAATGGCACACTCTACTTCACCGCCTATGACACCAATCATGGTGAAGAATTATGGCAAGTTGACCCGACAACAAATAAAGCAGTCTTGGTCAGTGACATCAATCCCGGTGCTGGGAGTTCTTCCCCCCATTTACTCACCAATGTTAACGGTACACTCTACTTCACCGCTAATGACAACACTCATAGTGATGAATTATGGAAAGTTGACCCGACAACAGGTGAAGCAGTCTTGGTCAGTGACATCAATCCTGGTGCTGGGAGTTCTTCCCTCCGGTTACTGACCAACGTCAATGGCACACTCTACTTCACCGCTAATGACAACACTCATGGTGAAGAATTATGGCAAGTTGACCCGACAACAAATAAAGCAGTCTTGGTCAGTGACATCAATCCCGGTGCTGGGAGTTCTTACCCTGGTTTACTAACCAACATCAATGACACACTCTACTTCACTGCTTATGACAATATTCATGGTGAAGAGTTGTGGAGCATAAACAATAGCACAGGCGATATTGTACAAATCACTAATGATCCCATTAATGTAGATATTCAAAACTTTTTCCACTTCGATAACGAAATTTACTTAGTCCAATCTTTGTCTGGCATCCGGGAGCTATGGAAGATTGAGCAGGATACAGGCAACAAAGTCTTGGTTGAAGATTTTGCAGATTACAGCGATTTTTACGGTTACATTGACAGTATCAATAACCCAATTGAAATTAACGACACACTTTATTTCAGTGTAAAACTCTCTTACCCACAACCAGAAGATGATACCTTTTTCTGGTGGAAGATAGACAACAGCACAGGCAAAGCAGTGCAAGTTACCGAACGTTATAGCGGTACTGATATACTAGGTTACTTGGATGGCACACTATACCTAATAAAAAATGATGGTACTGGTTTGGAGTTGTGGGAAATAGACGATGTTACAGGCGATGCTTTACCTCTGACCGATATTAATCCTGGCACTGGCTCTTCCAATATTCTAGACTTAACATCCGTCAATGGTACACTGTACTTTAGTGCCTATGATGGCTTGAGTAGACAACTTTGGGCTTTGCCTACTGACGGTCTATCTAATTATCCTCCCATCGCCAACAACGACAGCATTATTGCAACTAAGAATACACCCATTATTATCAGTGCTGCCAATATTCTGGCTAATGATCTAGATCCAGAAGAAAGTAATTTGTCAATTATTGCCGTCAGTCAACCTAGTAATGGTAGCTTAGTTAACAATAATGATGGCACTTATACTTACACTCCTAATCCAGACTATTATGGCTTAGACAGCTTTACTTACACCGTCAGTGATGAGCAGGGAGGTAATAGTTCTGCTACTGTTAACTTGACCATTAATCCAGTATCTACTTCTGCACCATACTTGGTTGCTGACCTCAATCAAGGATCTGCGTCTTCCATACCTAGGAACCTGACTAATATTGATGGCACACTCTACTTTATTGCAGCTGATGCCGATCATGGTGAACAACTGTGGAAACTTGACAATAACACAGGCAGCCCAGTCAGAATCACAAATGCTAGTTTCATAAATACGGAAAATGTTGGCAGGCCTAACTCTGTCTTATGGACACCCCTAACAACTGTCAACAATAAGCTTTACTTTTTTGTCCTCCAAGAAGTAGAACTTAGAATTGACCCTTTTGAAGGCACTTCAGTTAGATTATGGGAGATTGATAAAACTACAGGTGATGCAGAACTTAAATACACTTACCTTAGTTTTGGAGATATCAATGACTTCAAAAATTTCAATATCATCGAAACAACTAGCGTTGATGGCATATTCTACTTTGTTACCCAACCATACACAGAAAGTGAGTTTTTGAAAGTTGACAATGAAACTGGCAACGTCATTGCAGTTCAAGGACTGACAGATATAGAGTCAGTCGATGGTTTGACCAACGTTAACGGTACGCTTTACTTTATTGGATTTGACACAAATTATCAAAGAAGTTTGTGGAAGATAAATAACTCCACTGGTGGAGCTGTGCGGGTTAATGGTAGTAATGGTTCTGAATTTTCGTCTCCTGGCATACTCACCAATGTTAACGGTACACTGTATTTCACCGCCTATGACAACATTCATGGTCAAGAATTATGGAAAGTTGACCCGACAACAGGTAATGCCGTTTTGGTTAGTGACATTAATCCTGGTTCTGGGAGTTCCAATCCTGACATACTGACCAATATCAATGGCACTCTGTATTTCAGAGCCAATGACAAATTATGGAAAGTTGACAATACTACTGGAGAGGCTGTGCAGCTAGCAAATCTCCCCGGTACTGGAAGTAGTGTGGATTTCTCTGACCTAACCGATGTCAACGGCACACTCTACTTTGTCGTATATGAATTTGCTCAATTCTCCCGAAGATTGTGGAAAATTGATAGTGGTGTCAACGAAGCCGTACGGGTGAATGAAACGTTAGAGGTGGAGGCATATTTAAATGCTGCCACTAATCTGATGAATGTGAATGGAACCCTGTATTTTATTGCTGATGATGGTACTCACGGTAAAGAGTTGTGGAAGATAAACAACAGCACAGGCAATGCTGTATTGGTACAGGATATTAACCCAGGTTCTGGCTCTGCCAATATCAGTAACCTCAGCAACATTAAAGGTACACTCTACTTTATTGCTAACAATAACATTAACGGCGAAGAACTGTGGAAGATTGACAATTTTACAGGTTTACCAGTGCTGGTGGCGGATCTCAATCCTGGGACAGCATCCTCCTCACCCAGAGAATTGACCTATATCAACGGCACACTATATTTCCGTGCCTCTAATCAAACTACAGGTAATGAACTGTGGGCATTACTTATCAATGAAGTATCTAATACTTCTCCCATTGCAGCCAACGACAGCATCACTGCTAACAAGAACACACCTATCATCATTAGTGCTGCTACACTCCTAGCTAACGACACCGATGCAGACGGCGATACCCTGTCAATTACAGCCATCACTCAACCCAGCAATGGTAGCCTGATTAATAACAACAACGGTACATACACTTACACCCCTAATCCCAACTACTACGGCACAGATAGCTTTACCTACAGTATCAGCGACGGACAAGGCGGTAGTAGTACAGCCACAGTCAACCTCACAATTAACAACGTCATTACAGGCACATCAGCATCAGAAACTCTCAACGGCACAGCCAGCAAAGATATCATTTACGCCTTAGACGGTAATGACAAGTTGTATGGCTTTTCCGGAAACGACACCCTTGATGGCGGTACAGGTAACGATTGGCTAGATGGTGGTACTGGCGCAGACGAGATGATTGGCGGTAGTGGCAATGATATTTACTTCGTAGACGATTTAGGAGACACCATCATCGAAGAAGCAAATGGCGGCACAGATGCAGTTATCTCCAGTATTAGTTGGCAATTAGGCAATCACCTAGAGAATTTAACACTGACAGGAAGCAATGCCATTAACGGTACTGGTAACGGTGGCAATAATGTCATCATTGGTAACTCCGCAGCCAATATTTTGTCAGGCGGTGATGGCAACGATTGGCTTTCTGGTGGTGCGGGAAATGATACCTTGTATGGGGAAACTGGTAATGACACTCTGCATGGTGGCACTGGTAACGATTGGCTCGATGGTGGTGCTGGTGCAGACGAGAAGATTGGCGGTAGTGGCAATGATATTTACTTTGTAGACAATCCACAAGACACCATCGTTGAATATGCAAATGGTGGTACAGATGCAGTTATCTCTAGTATTAGTTGGCAATTAGGCAATCACCTAGAGAATTTAACACTCACAGGCAGCAATGCGATTAACGGTACTGGTAACGGTGGCAATAATGTCATCATTGGTAACTCGGCAGCCAATATTTTGTCAGGCGAGAATGGCAACGATTGGCTTTCAGGGCTAGGCGGAAACGATCGCCTCATCGGTGGCAATGGTAATGATACTCTTGATGGTGGTACTGGTGACGATACACTCATCGGTGGTAGAGGTTTCGATGATTTAATTGGTGGTGCTGGCAAGGATAGTTTCCAATTAAGTCTGCCTGTGGTGGGTGATTTTGATACCATTGCTGATTTCAGTGTTGTTGATGACAAAATCCTCATCTCTAAAGCGGAGTTTGATTTAACTCAAAGTTTGGGTGTACTTGATGTTAGTGTATTCCGTCTGGGGACAAGTGCGGTAACGGCAAGCGATCGCTTCATCTATGACCAAGCCACAGGTAATCTATTCTTTGATACCGATGGGTTAAGTGGTAACACACAAGTTCAGATTGCCCGACTCTCTAATCAAGCTGCCCTGACCAATACCCATATTACCGTGATCGCATAG
- a CDS encoding four helix bundle protein, which translates to MSYRNQFIWQRAVQLAINCYKFTRLFPQSELYGLTSQIRRSSVSVASNIAEGYGRRSKPEYIQFLHIALGSLRELDTQLIIAKEVDLADKDLFTPVLNEVEEMQSILVATLNKLKG; encoded by the coding sequence ATGAGTTATAGAAATCAGTTTATCTGGCAAAGGGCAGTTCAACTTGCTATCAATTGTTATAAATTTACCCGCCTATTTCCTCAGTCAGAATTGTACGGTTTAACTAGTCAAATACGCCGTTCATCCGTATCTGTAGCGTCTAATATAGCTGAAGGCTATGGTAGGCGTTCCAAACCAGAATATATCCAGTTTTTACATATTGCGCTAGGTTCTTTGAGAGAACTTGATACGCAATTAATCATTGCCAAAGAAGTAGATTTAGCTGATAAAGACCTTTTCACTCCCGTATTAAATGAAGTTGAGGAAATGCAAAGTATATTAGTTGCTACTTTAAACAAACTCAAGGGTTGA
- a CDS encoding ISL3 family transposase, producing the protein MSVLSYLLPDSANLKLENCILDEIKTQIKLIVSAINRVVNCPVCNQPTHKIHSRYERKLADLPWADYSITLQLRVRKFFCLNKLCKRRIFAERLTNVTAPWARRTLRLAQRLSAIGLANGGAAGVRLSQDLGIKVSRNTLLNLVRSIPLPPIVTPHTLGVDDFCFRKCKTYGTALIDLERRRPIALLKDAKAETLAEWLKAHPGVKVVSRDRSKTYESGIRQGAPEAIQVADRFHLLQNLSQTLYQVFGNHAKTLKEVEKQVFNTDTKVHLEVETANNLSMIAETNKSPVVPRFPQNTSLKRKVQSAKARDRRREIHEQVWRLRSIGLSGLAIAQELGVSKTTVFNYLRSSTFTERRERSDHGLSLLNPYHDYLLSRWNSGNHNTQELFEEIRTCGYTGSYATVARFTRYLKTLPGFEPAKGSRKNASPRVSSCAHRPLTPSRVTALVLRRPELIQPNEREVIAQLQKAHSDLKSAIELAQQFASLVRQRLPEQLDAWLNKAKNSLVSLLRSFAVSLESDYDAVKAGVTMSVSNGPVEGHINRLKMLKRQMYGRAKIDLLERRFLLAI; encoded by the coding sequence ATGTCAGTGCTAAGTTATCTATTACCAGATTCAGCAAACCTGAAACTTGAAAATTGCATTCTTGACGAGATAAAAACTCAGATAAAGTTGATTGTTTCTGCTATCAATAGAGTAGTTAATTGTCCAGTTTGTAACCAACCAACTCATAAAATTCATAGTCGCTATGAGCGAAAGTTAGCAGATTTACCCTGGGCTGATTACAGCATTACTTTACAGTTAAGGGTGCGGAAGTTTTTTTGCCTTAATAAATTGTGTAAACGGCGCATTTTTGCAGAAAGGCTGACCAATGTTACCGCACCTTGGGCGAGAAGAACTCTACGTTTAGCTCAAAGACTGAGTGCGATTGGTTTAGCTAATGGTGGTGCAGCAGGGGTAAGACTCTCACAGGACTTGGGGATAAAAGTTTCTCGCAACACGCTATTAAATTTAGTCCGCTCAATTCCACTACCACCCATCGTAACGCCACATACTCTTGGGGTAGACGACTTTTGTTTTCGTAAATGTAAAACTTACGGCACAGCACTAATTGATCTCGAACGCAGACGACCAATTGCTCTACTCAAAGATGCAAAGGCTGAAACTTTGGCAGAATGGTTAAAAGCTCACCCTGGTGTCAAAGTCGTCTCACGAGATCGGTCAAAAACTTATGAAAGTGGTATTCGCCAAGGTGCGCCAGAAGCCATTCAAGTTGCAGACCGCTTTCATCTATTGCAGAACTTATCTCAAACGCTTTATCAAGTCTTTGGTAATCACGCCAAAACACTAAAAGAAGTGGAAAAACAAGTCTTTAATACTGATACTAAAGTGCATTTAGAGGTGGAAACAGCAAACAACCTTTCCATGATTGCTGAGACTAATAAGAGTCCAGTTGTGCCAAGGTTTCCCCAAAACACATCTTTAAAAAGAAAAGTTCAATCCGCCAAAGCACGGGATAGACGCAGAGAAATCCATGAGCAAGTTTGGAGACTGCGGTCTATTGGCTTATCAGGGCTAGCAATCGCTCAAGAGCTGGGAGTTTCTAAAACTACCGTATTCAATTACTTGCGTAGCTCAACTTTTACCGAACGTCGTGAACGTAGCGACCACGGTCTGAGTCTTCTCAACCCTTATCATGATTACCTCCTCAGTCGCTGGAATAGCGGGAACCACAACACCCAAGAACTGTTTGAAGAAATTCGCACCTGCGGCTATACCGGTAGTTATGCCACGGTCGCTCGCTTCACTCGTTATCTCAAGACCTTGCCCGGATTTGAGCCAGCAAAAGGTTCAAGAAAAAACGCTTCCCCCAGGGTTAGCTCTTGCGCCCATCGTCCTCTCACCCCCAGTCGCGTCACAGCTTTAGTCTTGCGACGACCAGAATTAATACAGCCTAATGAGCGTGAAGTCATCGCTCAACTACAAAAAGCCCATTCGGATTTGAAGTCAGCTATTGAACTAGCACAACAGTTTGCATCTCTTGTGCGTCAACGCCTGCCTGAGCAGCTCGATGCTTGGTTAAACAAAGCTAAAAACAGCTTGGTTTCTTTGTTGCGCTCCTTTGCTGTTAGTTTAGAGTCTGACTACGATGCTGTGAAAGCAGGTGTAACTATGTCAGTTAGTAATGGCCCAGTTGAAGGGCATATTAATCGACTGAAAATGTTAAAACGGCAGATGTATGGTCGCGCCAAGATAGACTTACTAGAACGACGATTTCTGTTGGCTATTTGA
- a CDS encoding glycosyltransferase family 4 protein translates to MTTYQSNLLKLLMLSTPVGAIGSGVGGGVELTLSNLAQEMIRRGHTVKIVAPSGSVVKNVPVVEIPGEVQTPAQTQSRDEPVILPRNSVLANMWDYARQVQTDYDLIVNFAYDWLPLYLTPFFSRPIAHLISMGSLTDAMDCILEQIATNFPGTIGVHTLTQAQTFNFADQCRCLANGMDLSIYQFCNQPGESLAWVGRIAPEKALEDAVAAAQMTGIPLKIFGFKQNEQYWQEILQQYPDAPIEYLGFLPTEQLQQELGKCRALLVTPRWVEAFGNVAIEALACGVPVIAYRRGGLREIVKDGATGFLVEPDSVDGLVNAIKQLDKIERRACRQQAEVEYSQSAMGDRVEQWFRDILI, encoded by the coding sequence ATGACTACATACCAAAGCAACTTGCTCAAGTTGCTCATGTTATCTACCCCTGTGGGTGCGATTGGTTCAGGTGTGGGAGGTGGAGTAGAACTTACTCTCAGCAATCTTGCCCAAGAAATGATTCGGCGTGGACATACTGTAAAAATAGTAGCGCCTAGTGGCTCAGTAGTAAAAAATGTACCTGTAGTAGAAATTCCTGGCGAAGTGCAGACACCAGCCCAAACCCAGAGCCGTGATGAGCCGGTTATTTTGCCCAGAAATTCTGTATTGGCGAATATGTGGGACTATGCTCGACAAGTGCAGACAGATTACGATTTAATCGTCAATTTTGCCTATGATTGGCTACCTTTATACCTGACTCCATTTTTTAGCCGTCCCATCGCTCATTTAATCAGTATGGGTTCATTAACCGATGCAATGGATTGCATACTTGAGCAAATAGCAACTAATTTTCCTGGTACGATTGGCGTACATACGTTGACACAAGCGCAGACATTTAACTTTGCAGATCAATGTCGTTGTTTAGCGAATGGGATGGACTTATCGATTTATCAGTTCTGTAATCAACCAGGTGAATCTCTAGCGTGGGTAGGTAGAATTGCACCAGAAAAAGCTTTGGAGGATGCAGTAGCCGCAGCACAAATGACTGGAATTCCTCTGAAAATTTTTGGATTCAAACAAAATGAGCAATATTGGCAAGAAATTTTGCAACAATATCCAGATGCTCCCATAGAATATTTAGGATTTCTGCCCACAGAGCAACTGCAACAGGAATTAGGTAAGTGTCGGGCGCTACTGGTAACACCGCGTTGGGTAGAAGCCTTTGGTAACGTGGCTATTGAAGCGTTAGCCTGTGGTGTACCGGTGATAGCTTATCGTCGTGGTGGACTCAGGGAAATTGTCAAAGATGGTGCAACGGGCTTTTTAGTAGAACCAGATAGCGTTGATGGGTTGGTGAATGCTATCAAACAACTAGATAAAATTGAGCGTCGTGCTTGTCGCCAACAGGCAGAGGTAGAATATTCTCAATCAGCAATGGGCGATCGCGTAGAACAATGGTTTAGAGATATCTTGATTTGA
- a CDS encoding S66 peptidase family protein gives MKSTILPEPLKSGDLLRVIAPSGALREFAALERSIEIWRSRGYRIEVTPDIAHHWGYLANTDEIRRHQLAAAWQDPDCRGILCARGGFGSTRILENWHWQTNSTPKWLIGFSDITALLWSLYNAGISGVHAPVLTTLADEPDWSIQRLFDWVEGRTLTPLKGYGWGGGVATGILLPGNLTVATHLLSTPIQPNFDGVILALEDVTEAPYRIDRMLTQWRLSGLLAKVKGIALGGFTRCEPAANIPSFSVEEVLRDRLSDLAIPIVSNLPFGHDSPNAALPVGVLVTLDAEQGILAGFTPIS, from the coding sequence ATGAAATCGACAATCTTACCTGAACCTCTCAAAAGCGGAGATTTACTGCGAGTGATTGCCCCCAGTGGAGCTTTGCGAGAATTTGCAGCTTTAGAGCGCAGTATAGAAATTTGGCGATCGCGCGGTTATCGTATAGAAGTTACCCCTGATATTGCTCATCATTGGGGATATCTAGCGAACACAGATGAAATCCGCCGTCATCAATTAGCTGCTGCTTGGCAAGATCCAGATTGTCGCGGTATTCTCTGTGCTAGAGGTGGTTTTGGTAGCACTCGCATCTTAGAAAATTGGCATTGGCAAACTAACTCCACTCCCAAATGGCTGATTGGCTTTTCTGATATTACTGCTTTATTATGGAGTCTTTACAACGCAGGTATATCTGGTGTTCACGCCCCTGTGCTGACAACCTTGGCGGATGAACCAGATTGGTCAATTCAGCGTCTGTTTGATTGGGTAGAAGGAAGAACCCTCACACCACTCAAAGGTTACGGTTGGGGTGGAGGTGTGGCTACTGGGATTTTGCTCCCAGGCAATTTGACAGTGGCTACCCATCTTTTAAGCACACCAATTCAACCTAATTTTGATGGGGTAATTTTAGCCTTAGAAGATGTCACCGAAGCACCATATCGCATCGACCGGATGCTGACACAGTGGCGTTTAAGTGGTCTACTTGCAAAAGTCAAAGGTATTGCTTTAGGTGGCTTTACCAGATGCGAACCAGCCGCTAACATACCTAGTTTTAGTGTAGAGGAAGTTTTACGCGATCGCTTAAGTGATTTGGCTATTCCCATAGTTTCCAACTTACCATTTGGTCACGACAGTCCTAATGCAGCTTTACCTGTAGGTGTTTTGGTAACGTTAGATGCAGAGCAGGGTATATTAGCAGGATTTACGCCAATATCATAA
- a CDS encoding ABC transporter substrate-binding protein, with protein MNLILFQLPIKKFCRHLINSAWRRSRLLIFLSICLILLSGCQGTVTKNDGVIHLTLWQSINPPANRDVFDKLVNKFNQTHPDIQVESVFIGQPQLPKILTAVVGNVPPDILAYDPQTTGQFAELGAIQPLDEWLEKLPVQSEVIPNLLQELRLNGHLWSIPLYTANLGIFYRPKLFQAAGITETPKTWEELRQVAKKLTIDRNSDGKPEQYGMLLPLGKEEWTVFSWFPFLLSAGGEVVTDNKPNLTNQAAINALQFWQDLIKDGSATLSPPERGYEEDAFMTGRVAMQITGPWTSIMKSQVDYQMFPIPANVEHSTVTATGVLYLMKTTPAKEKAALKFFEYVLSEEFQTEWSMGTGFLPVNIKATQSEAYQQFLSKQPVLKVFADQMSVAGYRPIIAGYSRLSDSLGRAIEATLLGEPPETALKTAQERLELIWDQ; from the coding sequence ATGAACTTGATCCTCTTTCAATTACCAATAAAAAAATTTTGTCGCCACTTGATAAATTCTGCTTGGCGGCGCTCACGGCTGTTAATTTTTCTGAGCATATGCCTGATACTTTTATCCGGTTGTCAAGGAACAGTCACCAAGAATGACGGAGTAATTCACCTCACCCTGTGGCAATCAATCAATCCTCCGGCTAACCGGGATGTGTTTGACAAGCTAGTGAACAAATTTAATCAAACTCATCCTGATATCCAAGTAGAATCTGTTTTCATTGGTCAACCCCAATTACCAAAAATATTAACAGCCGTTGTAGGCAACGTGCCTCCAGATATTTTGGCATACGATCCCCAAACTACTGGTCAATTTGCAGAATTAGGAGCAATTCAACCTCTAGATGAATGGCTGGAAAAATTACCTGTGCAATCTGAAGTTATCCCTAACCTATTACAAGAATTGCGGTTAAATGGGCATCTTTGGTCAATCCCCTTATATACTGCCAATCTCGGCATTTTTTACAGACCAAAACTTTTCCAAGCTGCGGGCATCACCGAAACGCCTAAGACATGGGAAGAATTAAGACAAGTTGCCAAAAAGTTGACTATTGACCGGAATAGTGATGGCAAACCCGAACAGTATGGAATGTTACTACCTTTAGGAAAGGAAGAATGGACTGTTTTTAGTTGGTTTCCTTTTTTATTGAGTGCTGGAGGCGAAGTAGTCACCGATAATAAACCCAATTTGACCAATCAAGCGGCTATTAATGCTTTGCAATTCTGGCAAGACTTGATCAAAGATGGTTCAGCAACTCTTTCTCCACCAGAACGTGGTTATGAAGAAGACGCTTTTATGACCGGTCGGGTGGCTATGCAAATCACAGGACCTTGGACTTCTATTATGAAATCTCAGGTTGATTATCAGATGTTTCCCATCCCTGCAAATGTAGAACATTCTACAGTCACAGCTACAGGAGTTCTCTATTTAATGAAGACCACACCAGCTAAAGAAAAAGCTGCACTCAAGTTTTTCGAGTATGTTTTGAGTGAAGAATTTCAAACAGAATGGAGTATGGGTACGGGTTTTTTACCAGTTAATATCAAAGCTACTCAAAGTGAAGCTTATCAGCAATTCCTCAGCAAACAACCAGTATTAAAAGTGTTTGCTGATCAGATGTCTGTAGCCGGGTATCGACCGATAATTGCTGGATATAGCCGCCTATCCGATAGTTTGGGGCGAGCGATTGAAGCCACACTGTTGGGTGAGCCTCCTGAAACAGCTCTTAAAACTGCACAGGAACGTTTAGAACTAATTTGGGATCAGTAG